A genomic window from Glycine max cultivar Williams 82 chromosome 17, Glycine_max_v4.0, whole genome shotgun sequence includes:
- the LOC100780022 gene encoding uncharacterized protein has product ISFSFDFHQTLISCSAADIRVHEFFKTAYFKSGIHPLPGAQMTLQKLSRFCSLSVVTSRQNAIKDHIIEWLEKNYPGLFHDIHFGNHFALDGVSRPKSEICRSLNAKVLIDDNPRYAIECADVGIRVLLFDYENSYPWCKNESVDQHPLVTRVKNWEEVERQLMSLIAS; this is encoded by the exons ATTTCCTTCTCTTTTGATTTTCACCAAACCCTTATATCTTGTTCTGCGGCTGATATCCGTGTTCATGAGTTTTTTAAGACAGCATATTTCAAGTCAGGGATCCACCCTCTTCCAGGTGCTCAGATGACTCTTCAGAAGTTATCAAGATTTTGTAGCCTATCAGTTGTAAC ATCACGACAAAATGCAATTAAGGACCACATAATTGAGTGGCTAGAGAAGAATTACCCAGGACTGTTTCATGATATTCACTTTGGTAACCACTTTGCTCTTGATGGTGTGTCAAGACCAAAGTCAGAAATTTGTAG GTCTTTAAATGCCAAGGTTCTTATTGATGATAACCCACGGTATGCCATAGAGTGTGCTGATGTTGGAATTAGAGTCTTACTTTTTGATTATGAAAACTCATATCCTTGGTGCAAGAACGAGTCTGTTGATCAGCATCCACTGGTGACCAGAGTTAAGAACTGGGAAGAAGTGGAACGACAATTAATGTCACTGATAGCTTCTTAG